Proteins found in one Triticum urartu cultivar G1812 chromosome 4, Tu2.1, whole genome shotgun sequence genomic segment:
- the LOC125551119 gene encoding treacle protein-like encodes MATVTPGVLLRLLQAMHTDERVTGEHRSPALQVTAVVPALTASTADSLLCPSNGFLLQLSDGLHSTYVQPSPADADALLSARPHIVGHLVHLDRLRFASPVPRAVGLRPVPSSRSLPCVGNPEPLIVRSAACSRGYVIRPDSSPDAAPPLMPSGSGGAPPSDAMDVAVKRTVLAPRNGPEAAALPGGSAAKRRFSSPAPAKQRDPSPAVKGASRAASPSVKGASRASSPAVRGTSRSSSPAPSKCVVPSLVAAKEENRRVAKEPAIIVPSRYRQPSPGGRRGAASPGGGGRRGSLSPGSRRLSGEGGSKKKVGVLVSGISKMTDLGSGSAMKPGRKSWDESAMALAAAAAGTVNKSKVKVDRDTILRTQEAMSRRLSDATTELSSNDDSSVDEKPKPRKKTESAAGKAKTAAPKIILHDAKWTDGSIPLVAVSDKLSKIGKEAAERRDAAAAAAADALQEALITDSVIRNLSKFSELCSLSKTANPLPTVDCFLAVYEDTLKWKKIAESLATNGADEAAFWEKSATHWVEAALATELEVLKLVNSATGSIYQKKSTEKPKAPPAVEPPRTSLSKRPSLGASAKVQSRASHLPAAWPKTLGMNETVELAHTLCHEMHVWFLKFVNEAMDVGFHLFEDQNIATRGKQSGHITVVLSQFKRISDWLDGVGKIADEGATKDNVERLKRKIYQFVISRMGSAFESSVSVSAKS; translated from the exons ATGGCGACGGTAACACCGGGGGTCTTGCTGCGCCTGCTGCAGGCGATGCACACGGACGAGCGGGTCACCGGGGAGCACCGCTCCCCCGCGCTCCAGGTCACGGCGGTCGTGCCTGCGCTCACGGCCTCCACCGCCGACTCCCTGCTCTGCCCTTCCaacggcttcctcctccagctcTCCGACGGCCTCCACTCCACCTACGTCCAGCCCTCCCCCGCCGACGCCGACGCGCTCCTCTCCGCGCGCCCACACATCGTCGGCCACCTGGTCCACCTCGACCGCCTCCGCTTCGCCAGCCCGGTCCCGCGCGCCGTCGGCCTCCGCCCTGTTCCGTCCTCCCGCTCCCTCCCCTGCGTCGGCAACCCTGAGCCGCTCATCGTCCGCTCCGCCGCGTGCTCCCGGGGCTACGTCATCAGGCCCGATTCCTCCCCCGACGCTGCACCACCGCTCATGCCGTCCGGCTCCGGCGGTGCGCCACCGTCTGATGCGATGGATGTTGCCGTCAAAAGGACCGTTCTTGCTCCCAGGAACGGCCCCGAGGCCGCGGCGCTGCCAGGCGGTTCGGCCGCGAAGCGGCGGTTCTCGTCTCCGGCGCCGGCCAAGCAGCGAGATCCGTCGCCTGCGGTGAAGGGAGCGTCCCGGGCGGCGTCTCCCTCTGTCAAGGGCGCCTCCAGAGCGTCGTCACCTGCCGTGAGAGGCACGTCCAGGTCGTCGTCGCCGGCCCCGTCGAAGTGTGTGGTTCCCAGCCTTGTTGCGGCCAAGGAGGAGAACCGCAGGGTCGCAAAGGAGCCAGCCATTATCGTGCCATCGAGGTACAGGCAGCCTTCACCAGGAGGGAGAAGGGGAGCGGCCTCTCCAGGAGGCGGTGGCAGGCGGGGCTCCCTCTCACCCGGTTCCCGGAGGCTTTCGGGAGAAGGGGGCAGCAAGAAGAAGGTCGGGGTGTTGGTTTCTGGTATCTCGAAGATGACAGATTTGGGGAGCGGGTCGGCCATGAAGCCGGGGAGGAAGAGCTGGGACGAGTCGGCAATGGCTCTTGCAGCTGCGGCCGCTGGCACGGTGAATAAGTCCAAGGTCAAGGTGGACAGAGATACTATTCTGAGGACTCAG GAAGCAATGTCACGGCGACTTAGTGACGCTACAACAGAGCTATCCAGTAACGATGACTCCTCTGTTGATGAGAAGCCAAAACCACGAAAGAAGACAGAGTCTGCTGCAGGGAAGGCAAAAACAGCAGCTCCAAAAATCATACTTCATGATGCTAAATGGACTGATGGCAGCATTCCACTGGTTGCAGTTTCAGATAAACTTTCGAAGATCGGAAAG GAAGCTGCTGAGCGGAGAGATGCAGCAGCAGCCGCTGCAGCTGACGCTCTGCAGGAGGCATTGATCACTGATTCAGTTATCAGAAATCTGAG CAAGTTCTCTGAACTTTGTTCGTTGTCGAAGACCGCGAATCCACTCCCAACTGTCGATTGTTTCCTTGCTGTCTATGAAGACACTCTGAAGTGGAAGAAAATCGCCGAGTCACTGGCCACCAACGGAGCAGATGAAGCTGCATTCTGGGAGAAATCAGCCACTCATTGGGTTGAGGCAGCATTAGCAACCGAACTGGAGGTCCTCAAGCTTGTTAACAGCGCCACTGGATCCATCTACCAGAAGAAGAGCACTGAAAAGCCCAAGGCTCCTCCTGCAGTGGAACCACCAAGAACAAGCCTGTCCAAGAGGCCATCTCTTGGAGCTTCTGCAAAGGTCCAGTCCAGGGCATCACATCTCCCTGCTGCATGGCCTAAAACTCTGGGCATGAACGAGACGGTTGAGCTTGCCCACACCTTGTGCCACGAGATGCATGTCTGGTTTCTGAAATTTGTGAACGAGGCCATGGATGTGGGCTTCCACCTGTTTGAAGACCAGAACATCGCAACTAGGGGAAAGCAGAGCGGCCATATCACGGTGGTCCTGTCGCAGTTCAAGAGGATCAGCGACTGGCTGGACGGAGTCGGCAAGATCGCCGACGAGGGTGCGACCAAGGACAATGTGGAGCGCTTGAAGCGCAAGATCTACCAGTTCGTCATCAGCCGCATGGGGTCTGCCTTCGAGAGCTCGGTCTCAGTTTCAGCAAAGAGCTGA